The following DNA comes from Papaver somniferum cultivar HN1 unplaced genomic scaffold, ASM357369v1 unplaced-scaffold_128, whole genome shotgun sequence.
CCGTagctccttgctaagttaagTGGCATGGGGAGTGCAATATTATTATTCAACACGGGAAGTGTAAATGTTATTATAGCACGGGGAGCGCAATATTATTACTTTTTTAGTTTATATCCTATTTTATGTCTTAAATAACATAGATGAGGCAATATTATAACCGAGGTATCCGGGGGATTCATATGCATGTTATGTATGCTTTATTGATCAATTACTGTGCTTTTAGAACTgcaaagcatgttagtgattacttgagagttctGTGTTTCCACTGAGCAACCCTTCAGGGTGATGTGCTAActcaattcccactttcagtttcagagatatCAAATTGCTCgcgagaatgatttttcaggatTTTGAAAGATTAGAGCTAGGATTGGAGTTTGTTCGTGGGTCAAGTTTATGCCATGTCTATTTTTTGATTATATTTTATTTGATAATTCATTATACTATTATATGTATCATttaagaggagttcttgtatatatttcaAATAGGGTTTAAATTTGGGTTAATCTTTGTATAAAATCTCTAATTTAGGTTTGAGTTAGATCCTCAATGCCTCAAAATATAGATTGGTCTCTTAGATTTTAAGTATCTGTATTTTGGGGTGTTACAGAACGTCTACAATACCCCCTTTATTTATCAGGTTTTGCAATAAGTTTTTCAAGTAGCGGTAGTCGTCAATGGTGTTCCTGAAGTGACTATGGAATAACGATATATTAAACTAGTGTCTGTAatggcttaataaagtgtgttgCTCAAAGATGGACGAGGTCGGGATTTTTTTTTGTGCAAgtactcattaacaaaatttctggtgttttccCTTTTTCGCATtaaattgttttttctttattaAGAGTAACACAAGTAGTACATGATAAATCTATATAGTTTAAGCCCTCATTAATAGAGATGAAAAACAAGACTTGTTCTCATTGAATTCATATCTTGCAAGATAGATTgtaagtttcatacttgttagaattcgGATCCTCTTGATTTagatatgactagattgatcttggatattgatttttgagatcattcAAGAACTCTTCTATACAATCAAGTTCACAGGATTTTAGTCTAAACATATTGATTATGGTACATACTTACTGCTCAAGGGTCTTCGCATTGCACCTCTTGCAATTGTATTCGGTTTTATCCATACAGGTTTTCGAATGAAAAAGTTggtagtgtacttggtaccctctccatTTCATGGAGTCCACTCGTTTAGTATTTTCATGTGTCTTTCCATTCTCTCCTCAAGCTACACTTTTTAATGCCAGCATCAAGACGTAAAAATATGAGTTGCAAGTCATTCTTCGATCCAAATGGAAGTCTTTGTTGGAGTCCGTAGAAATGTTCTTTTATGCATGTTCGCGTTCTGTTGCGTTGGACTCGTTTGGTGGTTTTCTTTGAGATTGCTGGATATATCGTTGTGTTCCTTTTTGCCTCACGACACGTCGAATCTAGCGTACATATGATTGACTTGTTTAAtatagttttttgattttttttcttatatagtTCCTCTAATCTACTCTTATTCAGCTTTCTTTCATTCATAACTTTCACATCATATTTATATTAGATTTCTCCCTTGTTGACTAATAATGAACGATTTTAGGTTCAGAAAACGAAACGAAGCCCCAACAATTAGTTTTGCTTATAGTTTTGCTTTGGGAGAACCGGAAACTCATTGTGCCTCAcaaaagaaacaacacaactcCATGTCTCAGGCGGAGAATATCTCAAACCTTGGTTTGTCTCAAATGAAAATCTCATTAATCAGCTTACCCCTGTCGATTTTATAAGGTTACTATGCGATTTTTCGTGGGAAAATTTGATGCTTTCCTTCGACGCCAAATTGTAGCTGGTACTTACACAATACACCCAAACATAAAATAAACAAATGAAAAGAGAGAATTTTCATGTATTAGGATTTAACCCTTAGTTTTAGGGATCAGAGAAACAAAACCTTCGTGATTTTGTCTTACAAGAGGAgtatattagtttttttttttttttgaaatgggaaCCCCCTAATTTGGTAGGGGAACCTTATTTAATTACGAAAACTATGATATTACAGTTCTTACATTGCGGATAAATTTTACCCAGTTTCTATCATCGAGTACAGTATTGGAGATAAAAGATGGGCGTGTGTTGTCCCAAATTCTTGTTGCCGATGTAGtagggtgttgttgttgttgctcttcCGCCTCGTTTGCTAGCTTATCCGCCACTTGGTTTGCTTTTCGATAATCATGGGTTAGCTTGACTTGTGGTAATTCCTCCATTAGGATCCTGATCTCCTGTATCATTCCTTGTAGGTACCACGGGTTGTCATCACTTTGGTTCTGGATCAGTTGTATGATAGTGTTCacatattttaaataattttaatTAAGATATGTTTAGTATAAAATCTGACGAAAAATTTGAATAGAATCCAGTAATCCGTGACATTCACAatcaaaacaggaaaaaaatatCTGCCAAAATTTCCTCGGATATCCTGGTTAATGATGCTGCATGACTCCATAATCCATGCATCTTAAGCCAAACAATTAACCTAATCATCCATTTCCCCTTATGACCTTTGAATAAACACCAACCACGACAAATTAATTCTAATCCACCCGTTAGCCTGAAATCTACGCAGCTTAAATACTCACGTGCccactctttctctctctctaaaaTTTGAAATTTCTGGATCCCCGAAGAAAAACCTACACCGCTATTTATTACCTCTCTCTCTTACTCTAGAGATTTCAAATCCACTCTTGCGTCGTCTCAACGCCGTAAAATAAACCCTATTTTTTCTGAATCTGTTTGAAAATCCccaattgcaaaccctaattttgaaaacttaATTCCTTCTTCTCACAATCACAAGAAAGAAACAATGGCGAGAAAAGCTAAGGCTGGAACTAAGAGAAAGGCGAACCAgaaagaagttgaagaagaaatccctaaacaagttgaagaagaagaagctgcagAGGAGCAAGAAATTCCTAAAGAAGTTGAAGAggagaaagaggaagaagaagttccTGAAGAAGAACAGCCAAAGAATAAGAAACAGAAGAAAGATGAGGTTGTTGAGAAGAAAAAACAACCAGCCAAAGGTAAAGGTAAAGCTGTTGCTACAAGATCAACAGCAGCGACTACAAAAAAGGAAAGGAAACCTAGGGTTACTAAGCCTAAACTCAAAGAAGAACCTGAATACTTTGAGGATAAGCGGAATATGGTTTGCATTCTATCCCTATTTTGGCTTTTTTGTTGTGGTTTTAATTTCTGATATGTTTGATTCGATGAATGCGGTGTTTTTTTGAGATTTATATTGAATGAGTGCTCAGATTTGATTGAGGTTACTTTACTTCTgtttctgaatcaaagaaaatttCTGGTTTTCTACATTTCTGATTGAAAGTTAGGCGGTTTTGGTACTGTATGTTATAAATattatgtgtattttttttttacatttcttATATAGGTTTAGTTTTCAATGTTCTAGGTTTGAGTTTAATGTTGTCATAATTAAAGATGTAAAATACACGGATGTGTATGTTAGGGTAGCAAGTTTTGAATTCGTTGACTAATTCTGTCATTgggacaattttttattttttttacaatgTTGTACTCTATGCAGTTTGGATCTTAATTGTGTTAGCTGATTTGTGTTTTGAATTTAACATTGCACTGGTGCTTGAATTTTTTCTACTGCATATATTAATcaataaattaatttttatttattgttttctattttgaatGCCTAACTGTTGTGGCTTGTAGTTTTATTTGCATtctctttatatttatttattttgattgttGTGTTTTGCAGGAGGATCTATGGACCACTGCATTTCCAGTGGGCACTGAGGTTTGAATGAATTTTGTCTTTGTTGGATTTTTTTCTTAGTCTAAACTTTTGGTCTGTTGGAGGTTAAGCTTCTCTTGTCATTTTgttttccattttcacaaaatacatgtttgttattTGCAGTGGGATCAGATCGAAACTCTTTATGGCTTCAAATGGAGTTTCTCAAATCTGGAAGTGAGTTTTTATTCTCTTTTCATTACCTCTCATGGTTCTCTTCTTGGTGTAATGTGGATAAAAGGTACTAACAGGATTTTTTGATGTGCAGAATGCTTTTGAAGAGGGTGGACTACTGTATGGAAAGAGAGTCTATATATTTGGATGTACAGAACGTAAGTGATATTATATGCTTGAGTCCTTGTAATTCTGCAGAGACAgagttactttttttttcttagtgATGCTTTAACTTTCAGTCTGCAAAGCATTAAACAGAATAGTTGTCAATATGATATCTTTGCTTTTGTCTTTGCAGCTCAATTGCTCTCCGTGAACGGCGAGGGAAAACTAGTTTGTATACCTGTCATTGTTGCTGTAAGTTGCTAGTCAATGGTGTTTGCTTTTATCAATATACAATGccatttctttttgtatttggaATTGGGTGTTATCCCAAAAGGGTTACAAACAATATATAACTGGACATGATGCTTTGATGATGATTTGTCAAGTGGTCAAACATAGATGTATGGATACATATTATCACTTGTAAGTTATAGTCGAACACATGTATCAGTGTGGCAGATATTGTAATCATTCACAAGACGCGCCAATTGTGAAGGCATTAACATTCTTCCTACTCAAGTTAATGATGTAATgacttctttccttttccttATGCTGAACAGATTGTTAATGATTTCCCTCCTTCTGATAAGATCGGTATCAACTCGGTTCAACGGGAGGCAGAGGAAATTATCCCAATGAAACAAATGAAAATGGATTGGGTTCCTTACATCCCATTAGAAAAAAGGTACCTTCTGCAACATCAATGACTGATGCCTGAATCGTTGGTTTTTATCCAGTAGTTTCTTTGGATGTATTTGAATTTGTGCAGTGACATGAGTTTTTCTTTCATCCCTAAATGGGTATCATATATTTGTATCGCATTGTTTTACAGGGGTAATCAAGTTGAGAGATTGAAATCTGATATCTTTATCTGGAGCTGTACACAGAGAAGGTATTGATTTAATTTGTTTGGATTGTTTTTCTTTCTAATAGTTTTCCGGATTACATTTGAGTAGTGTTAGTTGATAGTTGGCTACTTAGTGTAGGTTCTTTGTTTCATGCTAATCATTATATTCTCTTGCATTTTGTTTAATGCAGAGCTTCTCTGAGAACCCTGAAAGAGGATCATTTGAAGAAGTTTGAATATTGTCTACCTTGTGCGTGTTCTAAATCTCTACTGACATATTTATTCTTCTGTTCAATTCTGTCGCGTTCATGATTATATGTTATGTTATTCCCTCTCTCTAACAAGGGTACTTCATTTTGTAAAGTATGTTTGCGCACGCATACTGACCGTGGTGGGCATGGTAGTGTCTACAAAGAAGCATAAGAAAATGATTGTAACCATATAAGCTATACGAATCATTGTCCGACCACCTGTTCATAGCCCAAATTTGTCTCCTTTTACTTGGAGCAAGGTTGTTTTTTGATCTCCGCGGTCTAGTCCAACACTGCCTTATTAGAGCATGGTAGTGTCCACAAAGAAGCATAAGAAAATGAATATAACTATATAAGCTATATGAATCATTGTCCGACCACCTGTTCATAGCCCAAATTTGTCTCCTGTTACTTGGAGCAAGGTCGTTTTTTGATCTCCTCGGTCTAGTCCAACACTGCCTTATTAGGGTGTTTTGTTTTGAGATCACTGTGCCCAAAAATTTAACCCTAATATAATTGTGTAGAAGCAATTAGggtgcctcttttttcttgataaaTTTACCTGTAGTATAATTTAGTTGCTCATCTTACATGGATCGGTACCATGGAATCAATACTCTAAAAGTAGAGTATCAGATCCATTCAGTGTCTGCGGGAGACGTCTTTTAACAATTTACAATATCGTGTGCAGATTTTTACAATCCATTCAGGGAGGAAGAAATCAACCAGAGCACTGTTGTTGACATAATGTTTCCAATAGAACCACTAGTGAGTTGTTCTGTACACATCTGTATATAATTGAGCAACTTAAGCAACCTTGGCCTGCCTATCGTATGATGCTAGCAGCTTTTAATTCCAACAGTTGACTGGGAAATCTGTCATACTCAACCTCTGATTAATAACGATTTTTTATCCTTGTTGCTTTGCAGGTTGTATGTGATTTTGATTGGGAACTTGATGACCTTGAGGTATAGATCACCAGCTTTGTTCTCGTTATCCTCTTTTATGGTAGAGGACCGTTGTTCGTTTAAGAACTATTTCTGTCCTGACCCCCGAGTCGTTTTTCTAATTTGCTCTCTGAATTTTTCTAATGTGTTACTAGgagtttgttgatgagaaagttaCAGATGAGGTAGTAACAGAAGATCAAAAAGATGCGTTTAAGGTAACTAACTAACTATGTCTATCTGTTTGATGGGCAATTCTAGTCATCAGTAATATAAATCTCACCTGACCAACCAACCTTTGCCTTGGCAACATCAGGAATTTATCAGGGAGAAGGTTAAAGAAGCAAAGAAAGCGAACCGAGAGGTATCAGAAATTAGTGTTTTTTTGTTATTTATCTATGCAATGTATTTTCGCTCACTAAGGCATTAGTCATATATGCTGTTTTTAAAATCAGACAACATTGTGGATTCCATAAAGGTCAGGTGTGAAGTATATCCTAATTTTCTTATAAGAGGTGTGTTCTTGTAATCCTTGTAGGCTAGAGAGGTACGAAAGaaagcaaaagaagaaacaagTGAAGAGACCAAAAGAGCTTTTGAGAACATgaggttttacaaattttatccaGTAAAAACTCCAGATACTCCAGATGTGTCAGAAGTCAAggtaatttctttaatattttcgtCCATTTACTAGCAAATTTATTAGGTATAATGTTCTCGTTTAAGTAGAATAGTAAGATCCACTTACTTGGTTATATATATAACTGTTAGTATTAGGTATAATGTTCTCGTTTAAGTAGAACAGTAAGATCCACTTACTTGGTTATATATTAGTATATATGTAACTGTTAGTTCCACTTGGAAGTGATCCGAGGAAGAGTTCCGTTAGGGTGATGATCTTCTCCACTGCGTGCATTGACATCTTTATTCAGATCACTCTAACCTTGTATTAGGGTGGCAATTAGCAAATGCATGCGTGATAATTCTTAGTTCAATTGAGTTATCCTAACAACACTTTtgacttcttttatcttttcttttctgtCTGGGGTGTTACACCATGCAGGCTCCCTTCATAAATAGGTATTACGGGAAGGCACACGAGGTTCTTTAGAGCGCTGCAGAAAGGACATCATCATATTGTCTTTACATTATTCTGGTGGACTTAAAAATATGCAAGAAATTTCAGTGAAGAGTTGTCAGGATCTGAAATGTCTTTTGTTGGTTTAGAAATGCATTGGACTAGTTGTGAAATTCCATACTCTGCAACTCTTTATTGCGGAATTAGCGAAAGCCTCGgctgaaaaccctagaaaacttcAGGGAGTAGGTTATTCTTTACCATCAGATTAAGATATGTAGGAGAAAATATAGAGACAGCTtgtaatattttcggaaattgaCAGAGGGGGTCTTTCCCCTGCTGCATCTATAGCAATTTTGTAATACTTTGAATCTTTGATACCCCTGAATGTTACATGAGCAGAATCGTATTTGTATGCTTTTGTCACAACTTTTCATGTCAGGAGTATAAGCAATTAC
Coding sequences within:
- the LOC113331989 gene encoding protein HEAT INTOLERANT 4-like gives rise to the protein MARKAKAGTKRKANQKEVEEEIPKQVEEEEAAEEQEIPKEVEEEKEEEEVPEEEQPKNKKQKKDEVVEKKKQPAKGKGKAVATRSTAATTKKERKPRVTKPKLKEEPEYFEDKRNMEDLWTTAFPVGTEWDQIETLYGFKWSFSNLENAFEEGGLLYGKRVYIFGCTEPQLLSVNGEGKLVCIPVIVAIVNDFPPSDKIGINSVQREAEEIIPMKQMKMDWVPYIPLEKRGNQVERLKSDIFIWSCTQRRASLRTLKEDHLKKFEYCLPYFYNPFREEEINQSTVVDIMFPIEPLVVCDFDWELDDLEEFVDEKVTDEVVTEDQKDAFKEFIREKVKEAKKANREAREVRKKAKEETSEETKRAFENMRFYKFYPVKTPDTPDVSEVKAPFINRYYGKAHEVL